From Phycodurus eques isolate BA_2022a chromosome 20, UOR_Pequ_1.1, whole genome shotgun sequence, a single genomic window includes:
- the polr1h gene encoding DNA-directed RNA polymerase I subunit RPA12, translating to MSFFSSDPNFCPECGNALPLPGMEDIIRCPRCKFATSISEFSGREIRSTVVFNPVNKSTVVLDGSDDSDMKGPVIDRRCSRCNKEGMLYHTRQMRSADEGQTVFFTCMHCRYQEKEDS from the exons ATGTCATTTTTTAGTAGTGATCCCAACTTCTGTCCCGAGTGTGGGAATGCTCTTCCTCTACCAGGGATGGAAGACATTATCCGCTGTCCCCGCTGCAAATTTGCCACTTCTATATCAG AGTTTTCAGGCCGGGAAATTCGCTCGACAGTCGTCTTTAATCCAGTGAACAAGTCTACTGTGGTTCTGGACGGCAGTGACGACTCTGACATGAAGGGTCCTGTG ATCGACAGACGCTGCTCTCGCTGCAATAAAGAAGGCATGCTTTATCACACCAGGCAGATGAGATCTGCAGATGAAGGCCAGACTGTCTTTTTCACTTGCATGCATTGCag GTATCAAGAGAAGGAGGACTCCTGA